The Streptomyces sp. M92 nucleotide sequence CCGCCCGCTTCTTACGGACCCGTGACGTGCCGCTCGCGGCGCGCGGTGCGGGCGTCGGGTGGGCCTAGCGTGGGCGCATGCGCGTACTGGTCACCGGCGGTGCCGGGTTCATCGGGTCCCACGTCGTCGATGCCCTGCGGGAGCACGGGCACGATGCCGTCTGCTTCGATGTGCGCGAGGATCCCGGCGACGACGTGCGTGACCCGGCGGCCGTGGCGCGGGCCCTGACGGGGGTGGACGCCGTGTGCCACCAGGCGGCGATGGTCGGGCTCGGCACCGGGTTCGCCGACGCCGCGGAGTACGTCTCGCGCAACGACCTCGGCACCGCCGTACTGCTCGCCGCGATGGCCGAGGCGGGCGTGCGGCGGCTCGTGCTGGCCGGGTCGATGGTCGTGTACGGGGAAGGGCGCTACGGCTGTCCGCGGCACGGGGTGGTGCGGCCGGGTCCGCGCGCGGTGGCCGACCTGGCGGCGGGACGCTTCGAGCCCCCGTGCCCGGTGTGCGGTGCGGACCTGGTGCCGGGGCTGGTCGGTGAGGACGCCCCGGCCGATCCGCGCAACGTGTACGCGACCACCAAACTGACCCAGGAACACCTGGCCGCCGCCTGGGCCAGGGCGACCGGCGCTACGGCGGTGTCGCTGCGCTACCACAACGTGTACGGGCCCCGGATGCCCCGTGACACCCCGTATGCCGGTGTCGCCTCCTTCTTCCGCTCCGCGCTCGCGCGCGGCGAGGCTCCGCGGGTCTTCGAGGACGGGTGTCAGCGCCGGGACTTCGTGCACGTGCGGGACGTGGCCGCGGCGAACGTCGCCGCGCTGACGGTCCGGAGGCCGGGCGGCGGCCTCGTCGCCTACAACACCGGCAGCGGTGAGCCGCACACGGTCGGGGAGATGGCCGGTGCCCTGGCGGCGGCGTACGGCGGGCCGGAACCCGTCGTCACCGGCGAGTACCGTCTGGGCGACGTACGCCACATCACCGCGGACTCCGCGCGGCTGCGGAACGAGACGGGGTGGCGGCCTCTGGTCGGGTTCGCCGAGGGCATGCGGGAGTTCGCGCGGGCCGAGTTGCGCCGGCCCTGACCGCGGGCCCGGGGGCTCAGGTCTCCGCCGGGGGCAGGAGCACCTCGAAGCGGCAGCCGCCCGGGATGTTGCGGACCGTGGCGCGGCCGCGGTGGGCCTCGACGATGCCGCGCACGATGGCCAGGCCCAGGCCCGCGCCGGCCGGGGGCGTACGGGCGTGGGTGCCGCGCCAGCCGGTGTCGAAGACCCGGGGCAGGTCCTCTTCGGGGATGCCGCCGCAGCCGTCGGTCACCGAGACCACCACCCCCTCGGGGGAGCGCTCGGCGGCGACCGCGACCGTGCCGTCGGCGGGGGTTCGGCGGATCGCGTTGACGAGGAGGTTGCCGAGGACCCGGCTCATCTCCTTGCCGTCCACCTCGACCGGTACGGCCGCCACCGCGTCGCCGACCAGCCG carries:
- a CDS encoding NAD-dependent epimerase/dehydratase family protein, whose amino-acid sequence is MRVLVTGGAGFIGSHVVDALREHGHDAVCFDVREDPGDDVRDPAAVARALTGVDAVCHQAAMVGLGTGFADAAEYVSRNDLGTAVLLAAMAEAGVRRLVLAGSMVVYGEGRYGCPRHGVVRPGPRAVADLAAGRFEPPCPVCGADLVPGLVGEDAPADPRNVYATTKLTQEHLAAAWARATGATAVSLRYHNVYGPRMPRDTPYAGVASFFRSALARGEAPRVFEDGCQRRDFVHVRDVAAANVAALTVRRPGGGLVAYNTGSGEPHTVGEMAGALAAAYGGPEPVVTGEYRLGDVRHITADSARLRNETGWRPLVGFAEGMREFARAELRRP